tacggaaggcgaactactcgctgttgagagaaatgtcgttaaacgttctcagaaatgataagttcacaaatgtacatgtatgacattggaacaaccgaaataaaatgttcaaacgtacctacgttctgtattttaatttaaaaaacctacctgttaccaactgttcgtctaaaattgtgatccatatgtttgtaactattacagtagcatctctcacaaagcgaacaaagtggtccaactaaaacattcatatttctttacgtactacacgaatatgtaataaaaaataggggttcctattttaaaaaaacgctgttgatatccgtttgatctatggcagcgccatctagcgggccaaccatagcgccatctggtttcccccttcaagctagacaagtttcgttctttgtagttttttaatttGACGCTATTTCTTGAGATATATGGCCAGGTCacaatcagtggaccaccctgtatacaaagcTTCATCAGTTCTCACTGCGGTATCCTTTCGCGACCGATCGGCCCTTGCTTCCAGAATAGCCCTCTAAAGTTGCATTGCCTACCTTATGGAGCATCAAATTTTTTCCAGCCACTTTTATTTTGTCCACACCGTACCTTTCCGGCTAGAAAGTCCATAATATCATGTAAAGAAACTTTTGCATGACTAGAAACTCTTAACCTGTCATGTAGGCATACCAGGTATCACACAGTATGACGCAGACTGTACAAGAGTACTCACCGACAGCCGACCCGCCCACCAGGCCGCCGCTTCTGGGTTTGTGAAGTCGACGACACTGCCGTCGCCGTTCCACCAGGTGCTGTTGGGGCTGCCGTCGGTATTGGTCACGAAGTAGCCGTTGGCCAGTGCCTCAGAGTGGTAGGGCTCGCAGTCCAGGTTGATGAACGGGTGGATCCACAGGGTGACGCGGAACCCCAGGTCGTGCAGGTCGTCCACGAGCGACCTGACATTAGGGAACTTGGTCGTGTTGAACGTCAGGCTCCCGTAACACGTCTCCCACAGGTCGTCTATCTCTATCTGACTGTTGTTGAAGCCGTTAGCGAGTATCTCACTAGCCAGCTCCCTCACTGTAGAATCGTCAATGTCTCTCTTGTACCGCGCCCAGGTCGACCATATGGGGTGTGTGGTCATTCGCTCGTCAGGTATTCCGGTCGGCTTGCCCAGGAGTCTCTCTACAGCGTCCTCGTGTGCTTGTCTCGCGTCGTCAAAGTCGCACGTCAGCATCTGAAAGACTATGCCAGTCCGATCGACTGGGTAGGGGGCCAGGTTCTCAGCGATGAGACACAGCGCGTCACCTGATTCGTTAGTATGCTGGTCTATGAACAGGGGCACATTGGGAGAAACGTGCAAGTACCTACCATCAGAGAAAAGCCAATACCTCTCGGCGATGCCAACATTGTCCTGCTGTTTCGTGACATACGGGTAATTGCTGTACACATTTTCCTCTATGGGCCACAATTGGTTGTACTGCTCGAGTCCGCCGTACATATAACTGCCTTGGTGGCTATGGCAGCTTAGGATTCTAGCACTACCTGGGCCGGGGCTCGAGACAGTTATGTTGATACATTGCCCAGCGACCTTGGTCGAACTCCTGATGGTGATTTGGGAACTACGCAGTTGGAAGCAGTCTTCGTCGGGAACCATATCAGTACAGGGCTCTGGAGGATCCTGATCGCCATCGATTTCGACGTAAGCGATGTCCTCACTGTAGCCATCTGCAAGCATAAAAAGTGGCCATTTGCCCTCAAAGCTGTGTGCAGATCTGGACTGCGAGAGATAATTCACTGGCAGAAAAAACAACACAATTTTCAAAGAAGTAcacatttcactacatttgtggttCGTGAGAGGTTTCTCCCTTTTTTTAACTATATAATACCGTTGCGTATTACTACAGATCAACGAGTACCACTTCTTACAGTGTTTTTTACAGCATCTGTATTGCATCTCATATGCTTCAATGGCGTTTGCTGTGTACTAACCTGGGTTACAATTAAGATGTAGCTATACAGAAACCAAAGGAAAGTTAAACAACAAGGCTGTCTGAGAGAACAAGAATAACAACCTTAAGACAGGGCATGTAGAAATAGACGATAGTAGGAGCATCTGCTTAGAAGATATCATCCCATCCCCATAAACATACAATAGCATTATTCAAAAATGCAGTGCATAGGACTAATACCAAGCCCTAAGAACAAGAATGAGGAAATGAAAACGTTTATAAAAATAACGGTAGAAAATGGTTTCGAGGCAGGTTTAACAGATAGATTACGTATATTGAagatggagggggagaaaggaatggaaaggggAGGAACTCATGATGTCACTTAATGCGGATTCagcagtgacgagtgaaaatgtgtgccggaccggaattcgaactcgggaccaccCGCTTACTGGGCAGTTACGTTAACTGCTGCGCCACCAGGACACATTGGTCCCAGTttagaatcctggtccggcacatacCATCACACGGCGCCGCTGACTCGACAAAGTCCCGGTGGAGTTCATATCATCTTTGTTccgttttctttcctttcttgccccccccccccttcctcacagcttcagtttatATAACATGTATCAAAGTTGCGGGTTCCGTAATGTGTCCTAAAGAGCGGACACCACACATTCGTATAATTAATAGGTAGAATTCATGTAACGGTAGGACAGAGAATGGAACGAACGATATAAGTCTGAGGAAACATAGTCATGCCATACTTCGAAAATATCTCATAGCAACTGGCGAGGTTATTCGACAACGAAGGAGTTAAAACTGCATTCAGGACGACAGACACTGGAGTGGAGGCTGAACCACAAGATTCAAACAGATAAGAACTAGATGGCGAAAACAATAGTTCATGAAATAGTGTCACGGTTGTGAGATGAAGTGTGACGCTCAAACGGCAGGAAATGTTGGAATGGAATTTAAAGAGCATAATAGCAAAGAGAATGGTTCTTCGACGTTGGCTAAGCACATCAAGAATGCGCAGCATTCGTTGGGAAGCGTCAGAGACAATATGAATATATTTCAATTTGAAGAGAGAGGGTGGTGGTTGTTGTATTTAGAAAGAAATAGCATATTTTGTGCTCTAAGACAAGAATGCCTCAACGTGTTAAATGAAAAGGCAGAAGTGTCCAAGGGGTATTTTTGTTATGTCCTCGTTGAGAAGCAGCCACCGATCTCGTCTAAGTAGTGGCCGTCAAGTTTTAATATATAATGTTGGTTATCCTGTATAGACGCATCATAGATACAACTTTGGCCTTTAGGAATTGCTGTCACTTGACACATAAACCTTCAAGGATTTTATTTTAGACAACAGCATCATTGGGGGCTTGGATGAATACGTTACATGATAGTATAATTTTTGATAAATGAGGGCAGTTgccttttaattaattaattaataacagagcttttggggggggggggaggggtggacgtTATTCACCAACATGAGATGTTCAAGAAAGAGTTTTTCATGTTTGACAGTGCATGTTTGCTGATGGCCTTTTACTTTTGATGGTGCTTAACACCATAGTAACTTTAAGGCATGTAATACTACAAGGCAGTACAGATATATCTACATGGTTGTCA
The nucleotide sequence above comes from Schistocerca piceifrons isolate TAMUIC-IGC-003096 chromosome 7, iqSchPice1.1, whole genome shotgun sequence. Encoded proteins:
- the LOC124805473 gene encoding myogenesis-regulating glycosidase-like produces the protein MWTATWATPLSLVVVLVIGTLVSTAAADLEARYDEISGRLLISSDKYGYSEDIAYVEIDGDQDPPEPCTDMVPDEDCFQLRSSQITIRSSTKVAGQCINITVSSPGPGSARILSCHSHQGSYMYGGLEQYNQLWPIEENVYSNYPYVTKQQDNVGIAERYWLFSDGRYLHVSPNVPLFIDQHTNESGDALCLIAENLAPYPVDRTGIVFQMLTCDFDDARQAHEDAVERLLGKPTGIPDERMTTHPIWSTWARYKRDIDDSTVRELASEILANGFNNSQIEIDDLWETCYGSLTFNTTKFPNVRSLVDDLHDLGFRVTLWIHPFINLDCEPYHSEALANGYFVTNTDGSPNSTWWNGDGSVVDFTNPEAAAWWAGRLSALLAETGIDSFKFDAGETSWLPQLPDIQPIDLNPIQFSADYLQTVSQFGSMIEVRTGERTQNLPVYIRMIDKDTKWTFDNGLPTLVTTLLQMNMVGYVLVLPDMVGGNGYGSDVLTKELFIRWLQANVFMPAIQFSYVPWDFDEETVEISRDLAELHARYAPRIVELMEAAVENGTLINPPIWWIAANDTTAQGINSEYLLGEDILVAPVLEEGAVSRDIYLPSGNWTDEVDPEHPIIEGPIWLTNYSAPLNVLPYFTRVTEE